The Poecile atricapillus isolate bPoeAtr1 unplaced genomic scaffold, bPoeAtr1.hap1 scaffold_384, whole genome shotgun sequence DNA segment ACTTCATCCGATGTGCTGAACTTAGACCTTCAACAGCTGTTTTTTATCAACTGTGTGGCAAAGCTTTTTCTCATGGAACAGCTGACACAAGCAGGAGGCACTCTGCAGCATGAGAGACAGCTTATTCCTGGCATGGCTTTCCCACATCCTGGCCCCCATTCCAGCAAGTATGTGCCACCCTTTCCTACCTGTCGTCCTTCCAGCTCAATCTGGAAGTTTTTTGCCGACTCCTGGGTCACCCGCCCTCCAAAGTCCAGCTGGTAGACTTGCGTTGCCTCGTTCCACAGTGGCTGCTTGTTGGCCATCACATACACAAAGCCTTGGCTTCCCAGTCGCCCATCCTCCTTCTCACTGGCCTTCCGGCACTTGAATTCATCCAGCTCACTGGCTGTCCTCAAACTCCTTTTAGTTTTCCAACCCTTTTTACTGCCCTGGCTCTGGTTCATCAGTTCATCTCCGCTGATAAAAAGCTCCGGCTCACTCTCTGAACTGTCCTGAAActcatttgtcttgtttagTTTCTTGGACTTCAGCTGATCTTTTTGGCTCTTGaccttcttcttctccctccccagccGAGGGCTGGCTATCAGTGAATTGAAGTCAGTCAGTGTCCTTGCCTCCTTTTTAACTTTGCCCTCAGTGATAGCCTGCACATTTCCTTCCTCGGCTCGACTGTCCAGGCGCTTCCGGCTCTTCTTGCCAAATTTGTCTGTCCTTTGAGGAACAGGGCTTTCTGTCAAGGAGAGCACCTCCTGGAAAGTGTCTGCCGTCTCCACCATTACCTCTGTGCCCACGtggccctgcagctctgctggtggGGGAGACATCACTGGCTTCTCCACCACGAGGAGCGGCTTGGGGGGCAAGGTGCCCTGGGGGTTCTGTACGGGCGGGCAGGTGCTGTAGGAGCTCCACGGGTGCAAGGCGATCGGTGGCAGCTGTAAACTAGAGCAAGTGCTACTTCCCGGGTACATGGGTGGCAAAGGGCAATAGGAGAGGTTGGATGGATAACCTGGCTGAAGCACAACTGTGGGCTCCTGCTGTGCAAACTGTGTTGGGGCCAGAGCTTCTTTGGGGGAGCAGGGGGCCTGCATTCCCTGAAGGGGTGGGGCACTGTAGCTTCCTGGGTAAGGTACTCCAACCCCATAACTTGTCTGAAAAGTGGCAGTGGGACTGGTGGGCGACTTGGGGGAAACAAATGGCACTCGAGACACGTCCAGATGTTGAGCTTGACCAATGATGAGTGGAGGAGGTTTTAGGGGGTTGGGCACTGAGCTCTGAGATGTCCTTTCCTGAGGAACCCATATCTCTTCGCTCACTATAGGATCCCACTGGTACGGAGGGGGCCGTTTTACACTAAGGGTAGTCTCTGTCAAGGACACAGGTACGTGCCGTACCGATTTCTCCACTGGGCAGTGCTGAGAAAGGGCCTCATCCTCCGTGAAAGCGGAGTTGATATAATCCGCTCGGTCACGGGAATTGTCAGGTGGGCTCAGCAAGCTGTAGGAGGACTGGGAGGCCAGAGGCGAAGTACTGACAGAGTGAGCAATGACAGAGCTGTGTTGGGAGCCACTCCCTGTGCTCAGATCTGGTCTCATGCCACCAACACTggaagtgctgctggcagcattGGCGCTAGCGATGTTGGCCACGCCACCAGCgctcacactgctgctgctgctgccagcgcCGCCACTGCTGCACTGGCTGCAGGTGTACAAGGCTGTGGGCACTCTCTGCTGGTACTGTGCTGACACAATGTTGCTCTTGGCCTTAGGGGGAAGTTGTAAGGTGGCTCTCTGACCATCCATCAGCTGAGCCATTTTCAGGGCTGCCTCTCTGCTGTTCCTGCGCAGAGTAGCATGAATGATACTGCTGTCCAGCCTCTGCGCCatgctcctgccctgggacagCTGGCTGGCAATGTCAGGGTAGGGCGGCGGGTCCCCGGTTGGGATGGAGTA contains these protein-coding regions:
- the LOC131574545 gene encoding tubby-related protein 4-like yields the protein PGAPGAPASSPPCTVNIPIAPIHSSAQAMSPTQSIGLVQSLLANQNVQLDVLANPPAEAGGEGPGPFPGAPSRFPGPGAGALAVGELGRPAPPPLAPPPPAPPAIALADLRDHGEREHEPPAKAKAPRPGPPLVEGDAVIFGPAQELQLNKMNPPPPYPGTIPAVPAPALPPPPGPPQPPLDLCLKKGEFSLYPAGHYQTPLGYERITTFDSSGNVEEVCRPRTRMLCAQSTYTLPGPGSSATLRITAAEKKMQQPCASATLNRLTVPRYSIPTGDPPPYPDIASQLSQGRSMAQRLDSSIIHATLRRNSREAALKMAQLMDGQRATLQLPPKAKSNIVSAQYQQRVPTALYTCSQCSSGGAGSSSSSVSAGGVANIASANAASSTSSVGGMRPDLSTGSGSQHSSVIAHSVSTSPLASQSSYSLLSPPDNSRDRADYINSAFTEDEALSQHCPVEKSVRHVPVSLTETTLSVKRPPPYQWDPIVSEEIWVPQERTSQSSVPNPLKPPPLIIGQAQHLDVSRVPFVSPKSPTSPTATFQTSYGVGVPYPGSYSAPPLQGMQAPCSPKEALAPTQFAQQEPTVVLQPGYPSNLSYCPLPPMYPGSSTCSSLQLPPIALHPWSSYSTCPPVQNPQGTLPPKPLLVVEKPVMSPPPAELQGHVGTEVMVETADTFQEVLSLTESPVPQRTDKFGKKSRKRLDSRAEEGNVQAITEGKVKKEARTLTDFNSLIASPRLGREKKKVKSQKDQLKSKKLNKTNEFQDSSESEPELFISGDELMNQSQGSKKGWKTKRSLRTASELDEFKCRKASEKEDGRLGSQGFVYVMANKQPLWNEATQVYQLDFGGRVTQESAKNFQIELEGRQVMQFGRIDGNAYILDFQYPFSAVQAFAVALANVTQRLK